A single genomic interval of Acidovorax sp. 1608163 harbors:
- a CDS encoding formate dehydrogenase subunit alpha: MLLTKKSAHAPQGASASSPFVHSLRRGLAQALPTMDRRSFLRRSGLGVGVGIAASQLTLVKKSQAAEGAKVGLGDSKIEVRRTVCSHCSVGCAVDAVVENGVWVRQEPVFDSPINLGAHCAKGAALREHGHGEYRLRYPMKLVNGKYERISWDTALTEITDKMKELRQASGPDSVYFIGSSKHNNEQAYLLRKFVSFWGTNNCDHQARICHSTTVAGVANTWGYGAMTNSYNDMQNSKVALYIGSNAAEAHPVSMLHMLHAKETGCKMIVVDPRFTRTAAKADEYVRIRSGTDIPFLFGLLYHIFKNGWEDKKYLHDRVYGMDKVREDVLAKWTPDKVEEACGVKEEQVFKVAKMLHENNPGTIVWCMGQTQHTIGNAIVRASCILQLALGNVGKSGGGTNIFRGHDNVQGATDVGPNPDSLPGYYGLAEGAWKHFAATWGVDFEWIKKQYASPAMMTKNGITVSRWIDGVLEKNELIDQDSNLRGVFYWGHAPNSQTRGLEMKRAMDKLDLLVVVDPYPSATAAMAAMPGKSEDLNPNRAVYLLPAATQFETSGSCTASNRSIQWREKVIEPLWESRSDHMIMYQFAQKLGFDKELVKNYKMQKVKGMDEPMVEDILREINKSVWTIGYTGQSPERLKAHMKNMHVFDVKTLKAKGGKDKETGYDFAGDYFGLPWPCFGTPELKHPGSPNLYDTSKHVMDGGGNFRANFGVERNGENLLAEDGSHSVGADITTGYPEFDHVLLKKLGWWDDLTDAEKKAAEGKNWKTDPSGGIIRVAMKVHGCHPFGNAKARAVVWNFPDPIPQHREPLYGTRPDMAAKYPTHDDKKAFWRLPTLYKTVQEKNVADKVYEKFPLILTSGRLVEYEGGGEETRSNPWLAELQQEAFVEINPKTAADRGIRNGGRVWLSSPTGARLNVQALVTERVAPDTVWMPFHFSGRWQGADMLAHYPKGAAPVVRGEAVNTATTYGYDSVTMMQETKTTVCNVESA, translated from the coding sequence ATGTTGCTCACTAAAAAGTCTGCACATGCACCCCAGGGTGCATCGGCATCGTCTCCTTTTGTTCACAGCCTGCGCCGGGGCCTGGCCCAGGCGCTGCCCACCATGGACCGCCGCTCGTTCCTGCGCCGCTCTGGCTTGGGCGTGGGGGTGGGCATCGCTGCATCGCAGCTCACGCTGGTCAAAAAGTCCCAGGCGGCCGAAGGCGCCAAGGTGGGGCTGGGCGACAGCAAGATCGAAGTGCGCCGCACCGTGTGCTCGCACTGCTCGGTGGGCTGCGCGGTCGATGCGGTGGTGGAAAACGGCGTGTGGGTGCGCCAAGAGCCTGTGTTCGATTCGCCTATCAACCTGGGTGCGCACTGCGCCAAGGGTGCGGCGCTGCGTGAGCACGGCCACGGCGAATACCGCCTGCGCTACCCGATGAAGCTCGTCAACGGCAAGTACGAGCGCATCAGCTGGGACACCGCGCTGACCGAAATCACCGACAAGATGAAAGAGCTGCGCCAGGCCAGTGGGCCCGACAGCGTGTACTTCATCGGCTCGTCCAAGCACAACAACGAACAGGCCTATTTGCTGCGCAAGTTCGTGAGCTTCTGGGGCACCAACAACTGCGACCACCAGGCCCGCATCTGCCACTCCACCACCGTGGCGGGCGTTGCCAACACCTGGGGTTATGGCGCCATGACCAATTCGTACAACGACATGCAAAACAGCAAGGTCGCTTTGTACATTGGCTCCAACGCCGCCGAAGCCCACCCCGTGAGCATGCTGCACATGCTGCACGCCAAGGAAACTGGCTGCAAGATGATCGTGGTGGACCCCCGCTTTACCCGCACGGCCGCCAAGGCTGACGAGTACGTGCGCATCCGCTCGGGCACTGACATTCCTTTCCTGTTTGGCTTGCTCTACCACATCTTCAAGAACGGCTGGGAAGACAAGAAGTACCTCCACGACCGTGTCTATGGCATGGACAAGGTGCGCGAGGACGTGCTGGCCAAGTGGACCCCCGACAAGGTGGAAGAGGCCTGCGGCGTCAAGGAAGAGCAGGTCTTCAAGGTCGCCAAGATGCTGCACGAGAACAACCCCGGCACCATCGTGTGGTGCATGGGCCAGACGCAGCACACCATTGGCAATGCCATCGTGCGCGCTTCGTGCATCTTGCAGCTGGCATTGGGCAACGTGGGCAAGTCGGGCGGCGGCACCAATATCTTCCGTGGCCACGACAACGTGCAAGGCGCTACCGATGTGGGCCCCAACCCTGATTCGCTGCCCGGCTACTACGGCCTGGCCGAAGGCGCCTGGAAGCACTTTGCTGCGACCTGGGGCGTGGACTTTGAGTGGATCAAAAAGCAGTACGCATCGCCTGCGATGATGACCAAGAACGGCATCACCGTCTCGCGCTGGATCGACGGTGTGCTGGAGAAGAACGAGCTGATTGACCAGGACAGCAACCTGCGCGGCGTGTTCTATTGGGGCCATGCGCCCAACTCGCAAACCCGTGGCCTTGAAATGAAGCGCGCCATGGACAAGCTGGACCTGCTGGTGGTGGTGGACCCTTACCCATCGGCCACAGCCGCGATGGCGGCCATGCCTGGCAAATCCGAAGACCTGAACCCCAACCGCGCGGTGTACCTGCTGCCTGCGGCCACGCAGTTTGAAACCAGCGGCTCGTGCACGGCCTCCAACCGCTCCATCCAGTGGCGTGAGAAGGTCATTGAGCCACTGTGGGAGAGCCGCTCCGACCACATGATCATGTACCAGTTTGCGCAAAAGCTGGGCTTCGACAAAGAGCTGGTCAAGAACTACAAGATGCAGAAGGTCAAGGGCATGGACGAGCCCATGGTCGAAGACATCCTGCGTGAAATCAACAAGAGCGTCTGGACCATTGGCTACACCGGCCAAAGCCCCGAGCGCCTGAAGGCCCACATGAAGAACATGCACGTGTTCGATGTGAAGACCCTCAAGGCCAAGGGCGGCAAAGACAAGGAAACCGGCTACGACTTCGCGGGTGACTACTTTGGTCTGCCATGGCCTTGCTTTGGTACGCCCGAGCTCAAGCACCCCGGCTCGCCCAACCTGTACGACACCTCCAAGCACGTCATGGACGGCGGCGGCAACTTCCGCGCCAACTTTGGCGTGGAGCGCAACGGCGAGAACCTGCTGGCAGAAGACGGCTCCCACTCGGTGGGCGCGGACATCACCACGGGCTACCCAGAGTTTGACCATGTGCTGCTGAAAAAGCTGGGTTGGTGGGACGACCTGACCGACGCGGAGAAGAAGGCCGCCGAGGGCAAGAACTGGAAGACCGATCCTTCGGGCGGCATCATCCGTGTGGCGATGAAGGTCCACGGCTGCCACCCGTTTGGCAACGCCAAGGCGCGTGCCGTGGTCTGGAACTTCCCGGACCCCATTCCGCAGCACCGCGAGCCGTTGTATGGCACACGCCCCGACATGGCGGCCAAGTACCCCACCCACGACGACAAGAAGGCCTTCTGGCGCCTGCCCACCTTGTACAAGACCGTGCAAGAGAAGAACGTGGCCGACAAGGTGTACGAGAAATTCCCGCTCATCCTGACGTCGGGCCGCCTGGTCGAGTACGAAGGTGGCGGCGAGGAAACCCGCTCCAACCCATGGCTGGCCGAGTTGCAACAGGAAGCCTTCGTGGAAATCAACCCCAAGACGGCTGCCGACCGTGGCATTCGCAACGGGGGCCGCGTGTGGCTCAGCTCGCCCACTGGCGCGCGCCTGAATGTGCAGGCCCTGGTGACCGAGCGCGTCGCGCCCGACACGGTGTGGATGCCGTTCCACTTCTCGGGCCGCTGGCAAGGGGCCGACATGCTGGCGCACTACCCCAAGGGCGCAGCGCCCGTGGTGCGCGGCGAGGCGGTGAACACCGCCACTACCTATGGCTACGACAGCGTGACCATGATGCAGGAAACCAAGACCACGGTGTGCAACGTGGAGAGCGCGTGA
- a CDS encoding 4Fe-4S binding protein, producing MPLNAQALGTALREDLTLHSTLCRREAGAFTQAIRSGEDVVVACTQEQRLFAELGQQTEGALSPIRFVNIRETGGWSRDAAKASPKVAALLAAAHLPEPAPVPVVTYKSAGRLLIIGPLDAAEQVAALVSDVLNVTLFAQGPGQAGGAQERRYPVLGGRIEALTGWLGAFELRWRDDNPIQLDLCTRCNACVAACPENAIGLDYQVDLSACQSHRDCVKVCQVAGAIDFQRAASPETAQFDLVLDMRRADATPTFLQHALPQGYLRSDGRDVATVLKLRELVGEFEKPKFFEYKQKLCAHSRNATVGCNACVDICSAEAISSDKARQRVVVNPNLCVGCGACTTVCPTGAMTYAYPPAAEQGQRFKTLLSTYAAAGGKDAVLLLHSQESGQALVNELGRAAQLKVAHGVPAHVIPVALWHTASTGVDLWLSAVAYGASQIVLLVTDEEAPQYLDGLRAQMEVAQRLLNGLGYTGTHLRLLEAKHPTELDAALQTLGQTRQKTPAVAARFAVAQEKRSTLEMALDHLIEQAPLGAAALPGAIELPAQGSPLGAITVNKDRCTLCLSCVSACPASALQDNPQMPQLRFLEKNCVQCGLCETTCPENAITLQPRLLLAPERAQLQVLNEAKPWSCVRCSKPFGTVKAIEAMLGKLAGHAMFQGEALERLKMCSDCRVIDLYSAQNESKVTDL from the coding sequence ATGCCGTTGAACGCCCAGGCCCTGGGCACAGCGCTTCGTGAAGACCTGACCCTCCACTCCACCCTCTGCCGCCGTGAGGCGGGCGCTTTCACCCAAGCCATCCGTTCGGGCGAAGACGTGGTGGTCGCCTGCACCCAGGAGCAGCGCCTGTTTGCCGAGCTGGGCCAGCAGACCGAAGGGGCGCTGTCGCCCATCCGCTTCGTCAATATCCGCGAAACCGGCGGCTGGAGCCGCGATGCGGCCAAGGCCAGCCCCAAGGTGGCGGCCTTGCTGGCCGCAGCCCATTTGCCCGAGCCTGCGCCCGTGCCGGTGGTCACCTACAAGAGCGCAGGGCGCCTGCTCATCATTGGCCCGCTGGATGCTGCCGAGCAGGTGGCCGCCTTGGTGTCCGATGTGTTGAATGTGACCCTGTTTGCGCAAGGGCCTGGCCAAGCCGGTGGCGCGCAGGAGCGGCGTTACCCCGTGCTGGGTGGCCGCATTGAAGCCCTCACGGGCTGGCTGGGCGCCTTTGAGCTGCGTTGGCGCGATGACAACCCCATCCAGCTGGACCTGTGCACCCGCTGCAACGCTTGTGTAGCGGCCTGCCCTGAGAACGCCATCGGGCTTGACTACCAGGTGGACCTGTCTGCCTGCCAGTCGCACCGCGACTGTGTGAAGGTCTGCCAGGTGGCGGGGGCCATCGATTTCCAGCGCGCTGCCTCGCCTGAGACGGCCCAGTTTGACCTGGTGCTGGACATGCGCCGCGCCGATGCCACGCCCACCTTTTTGCAGCATGCCCTGCCGCAGGGCTACCTGCGCAGCGATGGACGCGACGTTGCCACGGTGCTCAAGCTGCGCGAGCTGGTGGGTGAATTTGAAAAGCCCAAGTTCTTTGAATACAAGCAAAAGCTCTGCGCCCACAGCCGCAATGCCACCGTGGGTTGCAACGCTTGCGTGGACATTTGCTCGGCCGAGGCCATCAGCAGCGACAAGGCCCGCCAGCGCGTGGTCGTCAACCCCAACCTGTGCGTGGGCTGCGGTGCCTGCACCACCGTGTGCCCCACCGGGGCGATGACCTATGCCTACCCGCCTGCGGCGGAGCAGGGCCAGCGCTTCAAGACCTTGCTCTCCACCTACGCGGCGGCCGGCGGCAAGGATGCCGTGCTGCTGCTGCACAGCCAGGAGAGTGGACAAGCATTGGTGAACGAGCTGGGCCGTGCCGCGCAGCTCAAGGTGGCCCATGGCGTGCCCGCCCATGTGATTCCGGTGGCGTTGTGGCACACCGCCAGTACTGGGGTGGACCTGTGGCTGAGTGCTGTGGCATACGGTGCTTCGCAGATCGTGCTGCTGGTGACGGATGAAGAAGCCCCGCAGTATCTGGACGGGCTGCGCGCCCAGATGGAGGTGGCGCAGCGCTTGCTCAACGGCCTGGGCTACACCGGCACCCACCTGCGCCTGCTGGAGGCCAAGCACCCCACGGAGCTGGACGCCGCACTGCAAACGCTAGGCCAGACCCGCCAGAAAACCCCTGCGGTGGCGGCACGCTTTGCCGTGGCGCAGGAAAAGCGCAGCACGCTGGAGATGGCGCTGGACCACCTGATCGAGCAGGCCCCGTTGGGCGCTGCTGCCTTGCCTGGCGCCATTGAGTTGCCCGCCCAGGGCTCGCCGTTGGGTGCCATCACTGTCAACAAAGACCGCTGCACCCTGTGCCTGAGCTGCGTGAGCGCCTGCCCGGCCAGCGCCCTGCAAGACAACCCCCAAATGCCGCAGCTGCGCTTTCTGGAAAAGAACTGCGTGCAATGCGGCCTGTGTGAAACCACCTGCCCAGAGAATGCCATCACCCTGCAGCCGCGCCTGCTGCTGGCGCCTGAGCGCGCGCAGTTGCAGGTGCTCAACGAAGCCAAGCCTTGGTCTTGTGTGCGCTGCAGCAAACCCTTTGGCACCGTCAAAGCCATTGAAGCCATGCTGGGCAAGCTGGCCGGGCATGCCATGTTCCAGGGTGAAGCGCTGGAGCGCCTGAAGATGTGCAGCGACTGCCGCGTGATCGACCTGTATTCCGCCCAAAATGAATCGAAAGTGACCGACCTGTGA
- a CDS encoding formate dehydrogenase: MQDRQPSDRVANATTASSSSSRRSFFAGAAAVSAGAAAVAVLPRVTPSEVVAAEPARVAPEKGGGYHLSAHVKQYYKTTQL, translated from the coding sequence ATGCAGGACCGCCAGCCTTCTGACCGTGTGGCCAATGCCACCACGGCTTCTTCCTCTTCTTCCCGCCGCAGCTTTTTTGCAGGTGCCGCCGCCGTCAGCGCGGGCGCTGCGGCTGTGGCCGTTCTGCCCCGTGTCACTCCGTCCGAGGTCGTGGCCGCAGAACCTGCCCGCGTTGCGCCTGAAAAGGGGGGTGGCTACCACCTCTCCGCGCACGTCAAGCAGTACTACAAAACCACCCAACTTTGA
- a CDS encoding formate dehydrogenase subunit gamma: MKHSLCALLLTLGAFAAHAQAPAGPTASGTVGEVPAAAAVAGVQGQNIFEVKPDASAEPGYAEQTNGERMKVQPGNNAPVWRQVGQGVTGYSSLPKTQAPEAGNLIQPFVQYPGSRFTNAGQAWREVRNQWIIPYGAALFAIVLLALGIFYFVKGPMGHDHPDTGSKGIERFTPFERAAHWANAFAFIALAASGIVMAFGKFFLLPVLGSTLFGWLTYALKNVHNFMGPLFAVSLAVIVLTFIKDNIANRADFVWLSKGGGMLGGDGHEVPSHRFNAGEKGLFWWGITIPGIFVVATGLVLDKLFPGFGDVRGDMQIAHMIHATLAIWMMALICGHIYMGTVGMKGAYKAMKTGYVSDAWAKEHHELWYDDVQAGKIPRQRSAAPQAGAAATPSAGQPAQV, from the coding sequence ATGAAACACAGTCTCTGTGCCTTGCTGCTGACCTTAGGGGCCTTCGCTGCGCACGCCCAGGCGCCCGCCGGGCCGACCGCCTCTGGCACCGTGGGCGAGGTGCCTGCTGCCGCTGCGGTGGCAGGCGTGCAAGGCCAAAACATTTTTGAAGTGAAGCCCGACGCCAGCGCCGAGCCCGGCTATGCCGAGCAAACCAACGGCGAGCGCATGAAGGTGCAGCCCGGCAACAATGCGCCCGTGTGGCGCCAGGTGGGGCAGGGCGTGACGGGCTACAGCAGCCTGCCCAAGACCCAGGCCCCTGAGGCGGGCAACCTGATCCAGCCCTTTGTGCAGTACCCCGGCTCGCGCTTTACCAATGCAGGCCAGGCTTGGCGTGAGGTGCGCAACCAATGGATCATTCCGTACGGTGCGGCATTGTTCGCCATCGTGCTGCTGGCCCTGGGCATCTTCTACTTCGTCAAAGGCCCCATGGGCCACGACCATCCCGACACGGGCAGCAAGGGCATCGAGCGCTTCACCCCGTTTGAACGTGCAGCCCACTGGGCCAATGCGTTTGCCTTCATTGCACTGGCCGCTTCCGGCATCGTCATGGCGTTTGGCAAGTTCTTCTTGCTGCCTGTGCTGGGCAGCACGCTGTTTGGCTGGCTGACCTACGCGCTCAAGAACGTGCACAACTTCATGGGCCCGCTGTTTGCGGTGTCGCTGGCGGTCATTGTGCTCACGTTCATCAAGGACAACATTGCCAACCGCGCCGACTTTGTGTGGCTGTCCAAGGGCGGCGGCATGCTGGGCGGTGACGGCCATGAAGTGCCCTCGCACCGCTTCAACGCGGGTGAGAAGGGGCTGTTCTGGTGGGGCATCACCATCCCGGGCATCTTTGTGGTGGCCACGGGTTTGGTGCTCGACAAGCTCTTCCCCGGCTTTGGCGATGTGCGCGGCGACATGCAGATCGCCCACATGATTCACGCCACCCTGGCGATCTGGATGATGGCGCTGATTTGCGGCCACATCTACATGGGCACGGTGGGTATGAAGGGCGCTTACAAGGCCATGAAGACGGGCTATGTGAGCGACGCCTGGGCCAAGGAGCACCACGAGCTGTGGTACGACGATGTTCAGGCGGGCAAGATCCCACGGCAACGCAGCGCAGCCCCCCAGGCGGGCGCTGCAGCAACGCCATCTGCGGGCCAGCCCGCACAGGTATGA
- the fdhD gene encoding formate dehydrogenase accessory sulfurtransferase FdhD: protein MSAQMEFGVDAGLVCSPQDAEAALTLPVVHERPVRVFGEAGLPGDGAQRPDWLAAEVPVAMVFNGVSHAVMMATPDQLEAFALGFALSEGILDRPEDCRGMELHTVDSGTAVLPPGVSAVEVRMDISVRCFERLKQRRRSLSGRTGCGVCGVESLAALDMTPERLPAKPWVPQVDVATVLRAFDVLRARQWVNAQAGSLHAAGWANLDGQLMLVCEDVGRHNALDKLIGALAHEGRLSEPGFVVLTSRGSHELVRKCARVGISALATISAPTATGVQLAELAGVRLWGLCRSPRAILYAAGA, encoded by the coding sequence ATGAGTGCGCAGATGGAGTTTGGGGTGGACGCCGGGCTGGTGTGCAGTCCCCAAGATGCAGAGGCCGCATTGACCCTACCCGTGGTGCATGAGCGCCCGGTGCGCGTGTTTGGCGAGGCGGGCTTGCCCGGAGACGGAGCACAGCGCCCGGACTGGCTGGCGGCAGAAGTGCCAGTGGCCATGGTGTTCAACGGGGTGTCACACGCCGTGATGATGGCCACGCCGGACCAGCTGGAAGCCTTTGCCTTGGGCTTTGCCTTGAGCGAGGGCATTCTGGATCGCCCGGAGGACTGCCGTGGCATGGAGCTGCACACCGTGGACAGCGGGACGGCCGTGTTGCCCCCCGGTGTTTCGGCGGTCGAGGTGCGCATGGACATTTCGGTGCGCTGCTTTGAGCGCCTGAAGCAGCGCCGCCGCAGCCTGTCGGGCCGCACGGGCTGCGGTGTGTGCGGTGTGGAAAGCCTGGCCGCGCTGGACATGACTCCGGAGCGCTTGCCCGCCAAGCCTTGGGTTCCGCAAGTGGATGTTGCAACGGTGTTGCGCGCCTTCGATGTGCTGCGGGCGCGGCAGTGGGTCAACGCCCAGGCGGGGTCCTTGCACGCCGCAGGTTGGGCTAATCTGGACGGGCAGTTGATGCTGGTGTGCGAAGACGTGGGGCGCCACAACGCGCTCGACAAACTCATCGGCGCCCTGGCCCATGAGGGGCGTCTGTCGGAGCCGGGCTTCGTCGTGCTCACCAGCCGCGGCAGCCATGAGCTGGTGCGCAAATGCGCCCGTGTGGGCATCAGTGCCCTGGCCACCATCTCTGCACCGACTGCCACGGGGGTGCAATTGGCCGAGTTGGCCGGAGTTCGCCTGTGGGGGCTGTGCCGCTCACCACGGGCCATTCTGTATGCGGCAGGAGCTTAG
- a CDS encoding DUF3305 domain-containing protein gives MQTRPVFQVAVIMRREQLDNRWQPWRWVLEDVVPHEAAFGTAPRLLRQTDGAAQWLFPGFSVELFRDDAEGYHLNSTSPAPCWFVLWRLDEETAEGADSAERLARPVEVSLSYHDAGRWLDAQETAEQVPVPPEVLAALHAFVAEHYQPEPKRRKRPDSFQPLQDRFGNPASVSTEKQRGGGGRG, from the coding sequence ATGCAAACACGCCCCGTTTTTCAAGTTGCGGTCATCATGCGCCGCGAGCAACTGGACAATCGCTGGCAGCCCTGGCGGTGGGTGCTGGAAGACGTCGTCCCCCATGAGGCCGCGTTTGGCACAGCCCCGCGCCTGCTGCGGCAAACCGATGGGGCGGCGCAGTGGCTCTTTCCTGGCTTTTCCGTGGAGTTGTTCCGCGATGATGCCGAGGGCTACCACCTCAATTCCACGTCCCCTGCGCCTTGCTGGTTTGTGCTGTGGCGGCTGGATGAAGAGACGGCAGAGGGCGCAGACAGTGCAGAGCGTCTGGCGCGCCCGGTGGAAGTCAGCCTCAGCTACCACGACGCGGGGCGCTGGCTGGATGCGCAAGAGACCGCTGAGCAAGTGCCCGTGCCCCCGGAGGTGTTGGCCGCCTTGCATGCCTTTGTGGCCGAGCACTACCAACCCGAGCCCAAGCGACGCAAGCGGCCCGACAGTTTTCAGCCTCTGCAGGACCGGTTTGGCAATCCGGCATCGGTCAGCACTGAAAAGCAGCGTGGGGGCGGTGGCCGTGGCTGA
- the fdh3B gene encoding formate dehydrogenase FDH3 subunit beta, with protein sequence MARMKFICDAERCIECNGCVTACKNEHEVPWGVNRRRVVTLNDGVPGEKSISVACMHCSDAPCMAVCPVNCFYRTEEGVVLHDKDVCIGCGYCSYACPFGAPQFPSQGTFGVRGKMDKCTFCAGGPETHGSQAEFEKYGRNRLAEGKLPACAEMCSTKALLAGDGDVVADIFRNRVVQRGKGAEVWGWGTAYGSKQAGQPPAGAKS encoded by the coding sequence ATGGCACGAATGAAATTCATCTGCGACGCTGAGCGTTGCATCGAGTGCAACGGCTGCGTGACCGCTTGCAAGAACGAACACGAAGTCCCGTGGGGCGTGAACCGCCGCCGCGTGGTCACCCTCAATGACGGGGTCCCTGGCGAGAAGTCCATCTCGGTGGCCTGCATGCATTGCAGCGATGCCCCTTGCATGGCCGTGTGCCCTGTGAACTGCTTCTACCGCACCGAAGAGGGCGTGGTGCTGCACGACAAGGACGTGTGCATTGGCTGCGGCTACTGCAGCTACGCCTGCCCGTTTGGCGCGCCCCAGTTTCCGTCGCAAGGCACGTTTGGCGTGCGCGGCAAGATGGACAAGTGCACCTTCTGCGCGGGTGGGCCTGAAACCCACGGCAGCCAGGCTGAGTTTGAAAAATATGGCCGCAACCGCCTGGCCGAAGGCAAGCTGCCTGCCTGCGCCGAAATGTGCTCGACCAAGGCGCTGCTGGCTGGCGATGGCGACGTGGTGGCGGACATCTTCCGCAACCGCGTGGTGCAACGCGGCAAGGGCGCCGAAGTGTGGGGCTGGGGCACGGCCTACGGCTCCAAGCAGGCGGGCCAACCCCCCGCAGGAGCCAAGTCATGA
- a CDS encoding molecular chaperone yields the protein MSATASLTLPGSSALDEETARAELYGVLAQLYYAAPTPDLLAALRVAVTQAPLEGGFLQEPWQQLVGAARAQDDAAIAAEYERLFGGVGKPEVFVYASHYLAGFLNEKPLARLRSDLDRLGLARGDTMPETEDHVAYLCEVMRYLIAGDDMAVCNLTQQQGFFATHLQPWWPAMCDALEAHPAAQFYGAVARLTRAFVAVESQGFDMLT from the coding sequence GTGAGCGCTACCGCCTCTTTGACCTTGCCCGGCAGCTCCGCGCTGGACGAAGAAACCGCCCGTGCCGAGCTGTACGGCGTGCTGGCGCAACTGTACTACGCAGCCCCCACGCCAGATCTGTTGGCCGCACTGCGCGTGGCCGTGACGCAAGCGCCCCTGGAAGGCGGCTTTTTGCAAGAGCCGTGGCAACAACTGGTGGGTGCGGCGCGGGCGCAGGACGATGCTGCCATTGCTGCCGAATACGAGCGCCTGTTTGGTGGCGTGGGCAAGCCCGAGGTGTTTGTGTATGCCTCGCATTACCTTGCAGGCTTTTTGAACGAAAAGCCCCTGGCCCGCCTGCGCAGTGATCTGGACCGCCTGGGCCTAGCGCGGGGCGACACCATGCCCGAGACCGAAGACCATGTGGCCTATCTGTGCGAGGTGATGCGTTACCTGATTGCGGGCGACGACATGGCTGTCTGCAACCTGACGCAGCAACAGGGCTTTTTTGCAACGCATTTGCAGCCCTGGTGGCCAGCCATGTGCGATGCCCTGGAGGCGCACCCTGCCGCCCAGTTCTATGGCGCGGTGGCCCGGCTCACACGGGCCTTCGTGGCGGTGGAGTCGCAGGGCTTTGACATGCTGACCTGA
- a CDS encoding DUF3306 domain-containing protein, giving the protein MADGFLGRWSRRKQDVREGKPLQEPEPPRPAPPVLAQQAVVMPRAAEPPANAPEPAPLPTLQDAQALSIDSDFKPFVGRAVAPEVRNTAMKKLFTDPHFNVMDGLDTYIDDYTQPDPLPAAMLRQMASAQFMGLVEPEPEHPQALAPQPADGAAGAPKDPAPAPQTGVELAESAQDVAQSGVCTAIPSPLGAAPVGSEPEPGVPVPASHPEHDHAHLRLQPDDAVERPGPGHSAS; this is encoded by the coding sequence GTGGCTGATGGTTTTTTGGGCCGCTGGTCGCGGCGCAAGCAGGACGTGCGCGAGGGCAAGCCGCTCCAGGAGCCTGAACCACCACGCCCTGCGCCGCCCGTGCTGGCCCAGCAGGCTGTGGTTATGCCCCGAGCGGCGGAGCCACCGGCCAATGCCCCTGAGCCTGCCCCGCTGCCCACACTGCAGGACGCGCAGGCCCTGTCCATCGACTCCGACTTCAAGCCCTTTGTGGGCCGCGCTGTGGCGCCGGAAGTGCGCAACACCGCGATGAAAAAACTGTTTACTGACCCGCACTTCAATGTGATGGACGGGCTGGACACTTACATCGACGACTACACCCAACCTGACCCACTGCCTGCGGCGATGCTGCGCCAGATGGCCAGCGCGCAATTCATGGGCCTGGTTGAACCTGAGCCTGAACACCCTCAGGCGCTCGCGCCGCAGCCTGCCGATGGTGCGGCTGGTGCCCCGAAAGACCCCGCGCCCGCGCCGCAGACCGGGGTCGAACTGGCGGAATCGGCGCAAGACGTGGCACAGTCTGGGGTATGCACAGCCATTCCTAGCCCGCTTGGGGCGGCACCCGTGGGCTCAGAACCAGAGCCTGGGGTGCCCGTACCAGCCAGCCACCCAGAACATGACCACGCTCATCTGCGATTGCAACCAGACGATGCCGTTGAACGCCCAGGCCCTGGGCACAGCGCTTCGTGA